In Pectinophora gossypiella chromosome 17, ilPecGoss1.1, whole genome shotgun sequence, one DNA window encodes the following:
- the LOC126374242 gene encoding uncharacterized protein LOC126374242 → MLSPLFLNTNNVLSDDTPFHGPLDSTHVEITPEMIYETLRKLAMWKHVVTSEAILEGIKNTYPVNQIREELALELQEKLRVATVCGR, encoded by the exons ATGCTGTCCCCCCTGTTCCTCAACACCAACAACGTGCTCTCCGACGACACTCCCTTCCACGGCCCTCTGGACTCCACACATGTCGAG ATCACCCCGGAGATGATTTACGAGACCCTCAGGAAACTAGCCATGTGGAAACATGTTGTGACGTCAGAAGCCATCTTGGAGGGGATTAAG AACACCTACCCTGTAAACCAGATCAGAGAGGAGTTAGCTTTGGAGTTGCAAGAGAAGTTGAGAGTAGCAACTGTATGTGGTAGGTAG